A genomic stretch from Styela clava chromosome 5, kaStyClav1.hap1.2, whole genome shotgun sequence includes:
- the LOC144422763 gene encoding uncharacterized protein LOC144422763, translated as MPYETIRRNHLYIMRKIGQPKALSDDEEMLLVQIIVLVSESGFPIDRNDLQMLVKSYLDYKGEISRFVDNKPGKDWMRSFEKRHPEISRKKPELLTKARAEGLSHSVISTFFEMYRSILENNGLLQQPHRIFNLDETGLNTDPRSAKVYAKKASKNTYLKSASCGKTSYTVLFCCSAAGKFLPPFVVFKGINLYDTWTTGGPKNAIYGVTPSGWMQSNVFESWLTSFSKHIEALEKPCLLIMDGHGSHITYNCAEICKSNGIILLCIPPNTSHALQPLDVGVFGPMRSNWREILKTWFRETRLQNVSKPVFPSLLTKLVEKINPQWAIGGFRGSGLFPVNEEIVKKRAVDRPNPDSNSSLGPVSLEHFQKAIVDVITPMSSPETCSAKKNSSRSRKRVQAKTREILTSVESMDRLKNEMIGRKKKKTAKRKIMIVHESSSESELDSALVVDDEAEDEDEPCCSLSDFTTKEKHKLKGVTVNYGEVNTLDWLIVQYGERKFLGQVEEIVLTDVYRMNFVRYQPTKEPKGCVFAFPQNRDMESISKKEVVGKVQPPIPSRRGELVFELNAHLW; from the coding sequence ATGCCATATGAAACCATAAGAAGAAACCATCTTTACATAATGAGGAAGATCGGGCAACCAAAAGCACTCAGTGATGATGAAGAAATGCTTCTTGTGCAAATCATAGTATTGGTTTCTGAAAGTGGCTTTCCTATTGATAGAAATGATTTGCAAATGTTGGTCAAATCTTACTTGGATTACAAAGGAGAAATTTCTAGGTTTGTTGATAACAAACCAGGAAAAGATTGGATGCGATCTTTTGAGAAGCGTCATCCCGAGATTTCAAGAAAAAAGCCAGAGTTGTTGACCAAAGCTCGAGCTGAGGGATTATCTCACAGCGTTATATCTACGTTTTTTGAAATGTATAGGTCAATATTAGAGAATAATGGGCTGTTGCAACAGCCTCATAGAATTTTCAACTTAGATGAGACTGGACTGAACACTGATCCGAGATCTGCGAAGGTGTATGCCAAGAAAGCATCAAAAAATACATATCTGAAGTCGGCATCATGCGGAAAAACATCCTACactgttttgttttgttgctCTGCTGCAGGAAAATTTCTTCCTCCATTTGTCGTCTTCAAAGGTATCAACTTATATGACACATGGACTACAGGCGGTCCAAAAAATGCCATTTATGGTGTCACCCCAAGTGGATGGATGCAAAGCAATGTTTTTGAGTCATGGCTTACGAGTTTTTCAAAACACATTGAAGCTCTTGAAAAACCGTGCTTGCTTATTATGGATGGGCATGGAAGCCATATCACATATAATTGTGCTGAAATATGCAAATCTAATGGCATCATTCTTCTCTGCATTCCTCCAAATACTTCTCATGCTTTGCAACCCCTTGATGTAGGCGTTTTTGGACCGATGAGAAGCAATTGGAGGGAAATTCTCAAAACATGGTTCAGAGAAACAAGGCTCCAGAATGTATCCAAACCTGTGTTTCCTAGCCTTTTAACAAAActagttgaaaaaataaatccacAGTGGGCAATTGGAGGATTTCGAGGAAGCGGTTTGTTTCCTGTGAATGAGGAAATAGTAAAAAAGAGAGCAGTTGACAGGCCAAACCCAGATTCCAACTCATCATTAGGTCCAGTGAGCTTAGAGCATTTTCAAAAGGCTATAGTTGATGTAATCACCCCAATGTCCTCTCCAGAAACATGTAGCGCTAAGAAAAACAGCAGTCGTTCCCGGAAAAGAGTGCAGGCAAAAACAAGAGAAATTCTCACATCAGTCGAAAGTATGGATAGGCTTAAAAATGAGATGATTggcagaaaaaagaaaaaaacagcaaaaagaAAGATCATGATAGTTCACGAAAGCAGTTCCGAGTCAGAATTAGATTCTGCATTAGTTGTTGACGATGAGGCAGAAGATGAGGATGAGCCTTGTTGCTCACTTAGTGATTTTACTACAAAAGAAAAGCATAAACTAAAAGGAGTGACTGTCAACTATGGAGAAGTTAACACCCTCGATTGGCTGATCGTCCAATATGGTGAAAGGAAATTCCTCGGTCAAGTTGAAGAAATTGTCCTCACTGATGTGTATAGAATGAACTTCGTACGATACCAGCCCACGAAAGAGCCCAAAGGATGTGTGTTTGCTTTTCCCCAAAATAGGGATATGGAAAGTATCTCAAAGAAGGAAGTTGTTGGCAAAGTCCAGCCACCCATTCCTAGTCGTAGAGGTGAACTGGTATTTGAACTGAATGCTCATTTGTGGTAA
- the LOC120345187 gene encoding uncharacterized protein LOC120345187, with amino-acid sequence MVKHSPYPDLVIPEVPVHEYILKQIAAYGDDIALIDNTKGETLTFNQVSEHVRKLASALNKLGIKKGDIVAICSSNCIEYIVVMLAVSACGGITTTCNPLYSEAEILQQLKLSNPNAAFCDLDVYKRLKSVKKYLSTLKNVFTFEETPGITSYAKLVRTDDGQGYPFVQFDPRNDVFLLPYSSGTTGLPKGVVVSHYYTMAQTVINSVSFYQSRSSCQYIVIPMFHVFGYSMALHTISRGSKLVVDKRFHLETMLEAVQRHQVTHVCTVPPIMIALASTHLHTKYNTSSLKRMLTGAAPCAPSLIRTVQDKYNLLITPGYGMTEMVPITLADPLVSRSDSVGTIVPNTEIMVIDPETGKELNAGEDGEILARGPQMMSGYLGNTQATKRTINADGWIHTGDLGHYDEDGMLYVVDRLKELIKYKGFQVAPAELESVLLTHPDIKDAAVIGIPDVLAGELPKAFVVRKSPSLTEEAVIKFVERDLVHYKRLRGGVQFVETIPQSASGKILRRELRKMSIGKSHL; translated from the exons ATGGTGAAACATAGTCCTTACCCAGATCTTGTTATTCCGGAAGTTCCCGTTcatgaatacattttgaaacAGATTGCGGCTTATGGTGACGACATCGCTCTG ATTGACAACACCAAGGGAGAAACTTTAACTTTTAACCAAGTGAGCGAGCACGTTCGAAAACTAGCAAGTGCACTAAACAAACTTGGAATCAAAAAAGGAGATATTGTGGCAATATGTTCATCCAATTGCATTGAATATATTGTTGTCATGCTCGCTGTTTCAGCGTGCGGTGGAATAACAACAACTTGCAACCCATTATATTCAGAAG CCGAAATACTTCAGCAACTCAAGCTCTCAAATCCAAACGCAGCATTTTGTGATCTAGACGTCTACAAACGCCTAAAAAGCGTAAAGAAATATCTTTCAACGCTCAAG aACGTGTTCACATTCGAAGAAACACCAGGAATCACTTCGTACGCCAAGCTAGTGAGAACCGACGACGGACAAG GCTATCCTTTCGTTCAGTTTGACCCGAGAAATGATGTTTTTCTCCTTCCTTACTCAAGCGGAACGACGGGACTACCGAAGGGTGTCGTCGTGTCACATTATTATACAATGGCTCAAACAGTGATCAATTC TGTATCATTTTATCAATCGCGAAGTTCTTGTCAATATATCGTGATTCCTATGTTTCACGTATTCGGCTATTCTATGGCATTACACACGATTTCTCGGGGATCGAAACTTGTCGTAGATAAAAGATTTCATCTTGAAACAATGTTGGAAGCTGTTCAACGACACCAG GTTACTCACGTATGTACCGTGCCACCAATTATGATTGCACTTGCTTCAACACATCTACATACCAAATACAACACCTCATCTTTAAAAAGAATGCTTACTGGGGCTGCTCCTTGTGCCCCGTCTCTTATTAGAACTGTACaagataaatataatttattgataaCTCCAG GTTATGGTATGACTGAGATGGTGCCTATTACGTTAGCAGATCCATTAGTCTCTAGATCGGATTCGGTTGGAACAATCGTGCCAAACACCGAAATTAtg GTAATTGATCCAGAAACGGGAAAGGAGCTCAACGCTGGGGAAGACGGAGAGATTTTGGCCAGAGGACCCCAA ATGATGAGCGGGTACTTGGGAAATACCCAGGCGACTAAACGTACTATAAATGCGGATGGATGGATACATACAGGTGATCTTGGGCATTATGATGAAGACGGCATGCTGTACGTTGTTGATCGTTTGAaagaattaataaaatataaaggaTTCCAG GTGGCACCAGCTGAATTGGAATCAGTGTTACTGACCCATCCTGATATTAAAGATGCTGCTGTAATAGGTATTCCAGATGTATTAGCTGGAGAACTCCCAAAGGCATTTGTCGTCAGAAAAAGCCCGTCGTTGACCGAAGAGGCTGTTATAAAATTTGTTGAGC GAGATTTGGTTCACTACAAGCGACTGAGAGGTGGAGTGCAATTTGTCGAGACGATACCGCAGTCAGCAAGTGGAAAGATACTTCGAAGGGAACTAAGAAAAATGTCTATTGGAAAGTCACATTTGTAA
- the LOC120345040 gene encoding b(0,+)-type amino acid transporter 1-like isoform X2 → MDTSAVQSWEKFELKKTIGIWSAVALLAGTMVGSGIFVSPSGLLQGVNGNVGISLVLWASCGLLALLAALCYAELGTRISESGADFAYHGITYGKPMGFIYAWTSIIIVRSTGSAAMAITFGIYLAKPFYPGDCVPPDIVVKFAGTILLLLLTLINCWSVKASTKFQNFFTAAKFFAMIIIIIGGLVQLGKGNPIGKANFDQAFDTESMTTITFTQIGLAFYQGLFSYDGWNNLNYVTEEVKESHKTLPRAILIAVPLVTGFYVLMNVAYLSVLTPNEMITSPAVAISFGDRVLGSFSWIIPVTVCLSTAGSLNGSYLSGGRMPFVTARAGQWPSVPIVIPIIVTLSALYLVIAPIVDSPNWIYLYAVIFIISGLIPYFALIHKGYKIPGIDTVTMYGQLIFNAAPTDWEDIF, encoded by the exons ATGGATACTTCAGCAGTACAATCTTGGGAAAAGTTTGAATTAAAGAAGACGATTGGTATATGGAGCGCGGTCGCCTTATTAGCTGGGACAATGGTTGGATCAGGAATCTTTGTTTCACCATCTGGTCTATTGCAAGGAGTAAACGGAAACGTTGGGATAAGTTTAGTGCTGTGGGCGTCCTGTGGGTTGTTGGCTCTTTTAGCGGCCCTATGCTATGCTGAATTAGGAACAAGGATATCGGAATCTGGTGCAGATTTTGCGTATCATGGAATTACGTATGGGAAACCTATGGGATTCATATACGCATGGACGTCAATAATTATTGTTCGATCTACTGGGAGTGCCGCGATGGCTATAACATTCGGTATATATTTAGCTAAACCTTTCTATCCAGGCGACTGTGTTCCGCCTGAtattgtagttaaatttgcCGGAACAATATTGCTGTTGTTACTGACATTGATAAATTGCTGGAGTGTCAAGGCATCTACTAAATTCCAAAACTTTTTCACCGCCGCTAAATTTTTTGCGATGATTATCATTATTATCGGGGGCTTGGTTCAGCTTGGGAAAGGAAATCCTATTGGAAAGGCCAACTTTGATCAAGCATTTGATACAGAAAGCATGACCACAATTACTTTCACACAGATTGGCCTGGCATTTTATCAAGGACTTTTTTCCTATGATGGTTGGAATAATTTGAACTACGTAACGGAAGAAGTAAAAGAAAGCCACAAAACGCTCCCACGCGCGATTTTAATAGCAGTGCCTCTCGTGACAGGATTCTACGTGTTAATGAACGTTGCTTATTTATCAG TTTTAACTCCCAACGAAATGATCACTTCGCCCGCTGTGGCTATTTCATTTGGTGATCGTGTTCTCGGGTCATTCTCGTGGATCATACCGGTGACTGTGTGCTTGTCAACTGCTGGATCATTAAACGGATCGTATTTAAGTGGAGGAAGAATGCCGTTTGTGACAGCCCGCGCGGGGCAGTGGCCTTCT GTGCCGATTGTCATTCCTATCATTGTAACCTTGTCTGCATTGTATCTGGTGATAGCACCAATTGTCGACTCACCAAATTGGATCTACTTATATGCAGTGATATTTATAATATCTGGATTGATACCATACTTTGCACTGATCCACAAAGGCTACAAAATTCCAGGGATTGACACCGTGACAATGTATGGCCAACTTATATTCAATGCTGCACCGACGGATTGGGAAGACATTTTTTGA
- the LOC120345040 gene encoding b(0,+)-type amino acid transporter 1-like isoform X1 translates to MDTSAVQSWEKFELKKTIGIWSAVALLAGTMVGSGIFVSPSGLLQGVNGNVGISLVLWASCGLLALLAALCYAELGTRISESGADFAYHGITYGKPMGFIYAWTSIIIVRSTGSAAMAITFGIYLAKPFYPGDCVPPDIVVKFAGTILLLLLTLINCWSVKASTKFQNFFTAAKFFAMIIIIIGGLVQLGKGNPIGKANFDQAFDTESMTTITFTQIGLAFYQGLFSYDGWNNLNYVTEEVKESHKTLPRAILIAVPLVTGFYVLMNVAYLSVLTPNEMITSPAVAISFGDRVLGSFSWIIPVTVCLSTAGSLNGSYLSGGRMPFVTARAGQWPSIFEMVHVEYYTPTPSILLNSAITLIFMIPSDFDTMLYAFSFTAWTFYGLSAAAVIVLRFTRKDLPMPYKVPIVIPIIVTLSALYLVIAPIVDSPNWIYLYAVIFIISGLIPYFALIHKGYKIPGIDTVTMYGQLIFNAAPTDWEDIF, encoded by the exons ATGGATACTTCAGCAGTACAATCTTGGGAAAAGTTTGAATTAAAGAAGACGATTGGTATATGGAGCGCGGTCGCCTTATTAGCTGGGACAATGGTTGGATCAGGAATCTTTGTTTCACCATCTGGTCTATTGCAAGGAGTAAACGGAAACGTTGGGATAAGTTTAGTGCTGTGGGCGTCCTGTGGGTTGTTGGCTCTTTTAGCGGCCCTATGCTATGCTGAATTAGGAACAAGGATATCGGAATCTGGTGCAGATTTTGCGTATCATGGAATTACGTATGGGAAACCTATGGGATTCATATACGCATGGACGTCAATAATTATTGTTCGATCTACTGGGAGTGCCGCGATGGCTATAACATTCGGTATATATTTAGCTAAACCTTTCTATCCAGGCGACTGTGTTCCGCCTGAtattgtagttaaatttgcCGGAACAATATTGCTGTTGTTACTGACATTGATAAATTGCTGGAGTGTCAAGGCATCTACTAAATTCCAAAACTTTTTCACCGCCGCTAAATTTTTTGCGATGATTATCATTATTATCGGGGGCTTGGTTCAGCTTGGGAAAGGAAATCCTATTGGAAAGGCCAACTTTGATCAAGCATTTGATACAGAAAGCATGACCACAATTACTTTCACACAGATTGGCCTGGCATTTTATCAAGGACTTTTTTCCTATGATGGTTGGAATAATTTGAACTACGTAACGGAAGAAGTAAAAGAAAGCCACAAAACGCTCCCACGCGCGATTTTAATAGCAGTGCCTCTCGTGACAGGATTCTACGTGTTAATGAACGTTGCTTATTTATCAG TTTTAACTCCCAACGAAATGATCACTTCGCCCGCTGTGGCTATTTCATTTGGTGATCGTGTTCTCGGGTCATTCTCGTGGATCATACCGGTGACTGTGTGCTTGTCAACTGCTGGATCATTAAACGGATCGTATTTAAGTGGAGGAAGAATGCCGTTTGTGACAGCCCGCGCGGGGCAGTGGCCTTCT atattcGAAATGGTCCACGTTGAATATTACACGCCAACGCCTTCTATTCTACTCAACTCCGCTATCACACTCATCTTTATGATTCCAAGTGACTTCGATACGATGCTATATGCATTCAGTTTTACAGCTTGGACATTTTATGGTCTCAGCGCTGCGGCCGTTATAGTGCTTCGATTTACTAGGAAAGATTTACCGATGCCTTACAAG GTGCCGATTGTCATTCCTATCATTGTAACCTTGTCTGCATTGTATCTGGTGATAGCACCAATTGTCGACTCACCAAATTGGATCTACTTATATGCAGTGATATTTATAATATCTGGATTGATACCATACTTTGCACTGATCCACAAAGGCTACAAAATTCCAGGGATTGACACCGTGACAATGTATGGCCAACTTATATTCAATGCTGCACCGACGGATTGGGAAGACATTTTTTGA